From Camelus dromedarius isolate mCamDro1 chromosome 23, mCamDro1.pat, whole genome shotgun sequence, a single genomic window includes:
- the CA14 gene encoding carbonic anhydrase 14 isoform X3 has product MGFIQQTKPPPTQATQARGPRPHRGKGVVTGAGERDRSKQVLFASLLFHKPEVIWILPANGGQHWTYEGPHGQDHWPASYPECGSNAQSPINIQTDSVTFDPELLVLQPHGYEQPGTEPLDLHNNGHTVQLSLPPTLYLEGLPRKYVAAQLHLHWGQRGSPRGSEHQINGEATAAELHIVHYDSESYDSLSEAAQRPQGLAVLGILIEVGETKNPAYEHILSHLHEIRHKDQKTSVPPFNVRELLPPLLAQFFRYNGSLTTPPCYQSVLWTVFSRRAQISMGQLEKLQETLFSTEEETSKLLVQNYRAPQPLNQRAVFASFIQVGSLYTTGEMLSLGVGILVGCLCLLLALYFIIRKIRKKRLGNRKSVVFTSARATEA; this is encoded by the exons ATGGGCTTTATACAGCAAACaaaaccaccccccacccaggcCACACAGGCACGTGGACCCAGGCCTCACCGTGGGAAGGGGGTGGTGACAGGCGCAGGAGAAAGAGATCGCTCCAAACAAGTTCTCTTCGCCTCACTTCTCTTCCACAAGCCAG AGGTGATTTGGATCCTGCCTGCAAACGGGG GTCAACACTGGACATATGAGG GCCCACATGGTCAAGACCATTGGCCAGCCTCTTACCCTGAGTGTGGAAGCAATGCCCAGTCTCCCATCAATATCCAGACAGACAGTGTGACTTTTGACCCTGAGTTGCTCGTTCTGCAGCCCCATGGATATGAACAGCCTGGCACCGAGCCTTTGGACCTGCACAATAATGGCCACACAG TGCAACTCTCTCTGCCCCCAACTCTGTATCTGGAGGGACTTCCCAGAAAATATGTAGCTGCCCAGCTCCACCTGCACTGGGGTCAGCGAGGATCCCCGCGGGGCTCAGAGCACCAGATCAATGGCGAAGCCACAGCTGCAGAG ctccaCATTGTACATTATGATTCCGAGTCCTACGATAGCTTGAGTGAGGCTGCTCAGAGGCCTCAGGGCCTGGCTGTCTTGGGCATCCTGATTGAG GTGGGTGAGACCAAGAATCCAGCTTATGAACACATTCTGAGTCACTTGCATGAAATCAGGCATAAAG ATCAGAAGACCTCAGTGCCGCCGTTCAACGTGAGAGAGCTGCTCCCCCCTCTGCTGGCGCAGTTCTTCCGGTACAATGGCTCTCTCACCACACCCCCCTGCTACCAGAGTGTGCTCTGGACGGTCTTCAGTCGAAGAGCCCAGATCTCGATGGGACAG CTGGAAAAGCTCCAGGAGACTTTGTTCTCCACAGAAGAAGAGACTTCTAAGCTCCTGGTGCAGAACTACCGAGCCCCCCAGCCTCTCAATCAGCGAGCAGTCTTTGCTTCTTTCATCCAAG TGGGATCCTTGTATACCACAG gTGAAATGCTGAGTCTAGGAGTGGGAATCTTGGTTGGCTGTCTCTGCCTTCTGCTGGCCCTTTATTTCATCATTAGAAAGATTCG GAAGAAGAGACTGGGAAACCGGAAAAGTGTGGTCTTCACCTCAGCACGAGCCACTGAGGCATAG
- the CA14 gene encoding carbonic anhydrase 14 isoform X1 gives MGFIQQTKPPPTQATQARGPRPHRGKGVVTGAGERDRSKQVLFASLLFHKPEVIWILPANGGQHWTYEGPHGQDHWPASYPECGSNAQSPINIQTDSVTFDPELLVLQPHGYEQPGTEPLDLHNNGHTVQLSLPPTLYLEGLPRKYVAAQLHLHWGQRGSPRGSEHQINGEATAAELHIVHYDSESYDSLSEAAQRPQGLAVLGILIEVGETKNPAYEHILSHLHEIRHKDQKTSVPPFNVRELLPPLLAQFFRYNGSLTTPPCYQSVLWTVFSRRAQISMGQLEKLQETLFSTEEETSKLLVQNYRAPQPLNQRAVFASFIQVGSLYTTGEMLSLGVGILVGCLCLLLALYFIIRKIRTSHFHEPFTLPGRRDWETGKVWSSPQHEPLRHRLLLGHHRCLPLAY, from the exons ATGGGCTTTATACAGCAAACaaaaccaccccccacccaggcCACACAGGCACGTGGACCCAGGCCTCACCGTGGGAAGGGGGTGGTGACAGGCGCAGGAGAAAGAGATCGCTCCAAACAAGTTCTCTTCGCCTCACTTCTCTTCCACAAGCCAG AGGTGATTTGGATCCTGCCTGCAAACGGGG GTCAACACTGGACATATGAGG GCCCACATGGTCAAGACCATTGGCCAGCCTCTTACCCTGAGTGTGGAAGCAATGCCCAGTCTCCCATCAATATCCAGACAGACAGTGTGACTTTTGACCCTGAGTTGCTCGTTCTGCAGCCCCATGGATATGAACAGCCTGGCACCGAGCCTTTGGACCTGCACAATAATGGCCACACAG TGCAACTCTCTCTGCCCCCAACTCTGTATCTGGAGGGACTTCCCAGAAAATATGTAGCTGCCCAGCTCCACCTGCACTGGGGTCAGCGAGGATCCCCGCGGGGCTCAGAGCACCAGATCAATGGCGAAGCCACAGCTGCAGAG ctccaCATTGTACATTATGATTCCGAGTCCTACGATAGCTTGAGTGAGGCTGCTCAGAGGCCTCAGGGCCTGGCTGTCTTGGGCATCCTGATTGAG GTGGGTGAGACCAAGAATCCAGCTTATGAACACATTCTGAGTCACTTGCATGAAATCAGGCATAAAG ATCAGAAGACCTCAGTGCCGCCGTTCAACGTGAGAGAGCTGCTCCCCCCTCTGCTGGCGCAGTTCTTCCGGTACAATGGCTCTCTCACCACACCCCCCTGCTACCAGAGTGTGCTCTGGACGGTCTTCAGTCGAAGAGCCCAGATCTCGATGGGACAG CTGGAAAAGCTCCAGGAGACTTTGTTCTCCACAGAAGAAGAGACTTCTAAGCTCCTGGTGCAGAACTACCGAGCCCCCCAGCCTCTCAATCAGCGAGCAGTCTTTGCTTCTTTCATCCAAG TGGGATCCTTGTATACCACAG gTGAAATGCTGAGTCTAGGAGTGGGAATCTTGGTTGGCTGTCTCTGCCTTCTGCTGGCCCTTTATTTCATCATTAGAAAGATTCG GACTAGTCATTTCCATGAACCATTCACCCTTCCAGGAAGAAGAGACTGGGAAACCGGAAAAGTGTGGTCTTCACCTCAGCACGAGCCACTGAGGCATAGACTCCTTCTCGGACACCATAGATGCCTTCCCCTCGCCTATTAG
- the CA14 gene encoding carbonic anhydrase 14 isoform X2, with product MGFIQQTKPPPTQATQARGPRPHRGKGVVTGAGERDRSKQVLFASLLFHKPEVIWILPANGGPHGQDHWPASYPECGSNAQSPINIQTDSVTFDPELLVLQPHGYEQPGTEPLDLHNNGHTVQLSLPPTLYLEGLPRKYVAAQLHLHWGQRGSPRGSEHQINGEATAAELHIVHYDSESYDSLSEAAQRPQGLAVLGILIEVGETKNPAYEHILSHLHEIRHKDQKTSVPPFNVRELLPPLLAQFFRYNGSLTTPPCYQSVLWTVFSRRAQISMGQLEKLQETLFSTEEETSKLLVQNYRAPQPLNQRAVFASFIQVGSLYTTGEMLSLGVGILVGCLCLLLALYFIIRKIRTSHFHEPFTLPGRRDWETGKVWSSPQHEPLRHRLLLGHHRCLPLAY from the exons ATGGGCTTTATACAGCAAACaaaaccaccccccacccaggcCACACAGGCACGTGGACCCAGGCCTCACCGTGGGAAGGGGGTGGTGACAGGCGCAGGAGAAAGAGATCGCTCCAAACAAGTTCTCTTCGCCTCACTTCTCTTCCACAAGCCAG AGGTGATTTGGATCCTGCCTGCAAACGGGG GCCCACATGGTCAAGACCATTGGCCAGCCTCTTACCCTGAGTGTGGAAGCAATGCCCAGTCTCCCATCAATATCCAGACAGACAGTGTGACTTTTGACCCTGAGTTGCTCGTTCTGCAGCCCCATGGATATGAACAGCCTGGCACCGAGCCTTTGGACCTGCACAATAATGGCCACACAG TGCAACTCTCTCTGCCCCCAACTCTGTATCTGGAGGGACTTCCCAGAAAATATGTAGCTGCCCAGCTCCACCTGCACTGGGGTCAGCGAGGATCCCCGCGGGGCTCAGAGCACCAGATCAATGGCGAAGCCACAGCTGCAGAG ctccaCATTGTACATTATGATTCCGAGTCCTACGATAGCTTGAGTGAGGCTGCTCAGAGGCCTCAGGGCCTGGCTGTCTTGGGCATCCTGATTGAG GTGGGTGAGACCAAGAATCCAGCTTATGAACACATTCTGAGTCACTTGCATGAAATCAGGCATAAAG ATCAGAAGACCTCAGTGCCGCCGTTCAACGTGAGAGAGCTGCTCCCCCCTCTGCTGGCGCAGTTCTTCCGGTACAATGGCTCTCTCACCACACCCCCCTGCTACCAGAGTGTGCTCTGGACGGTCTTCAGTCGAAGAGCCCAGATCTCGATGGGACAG CTGGAAAAGCTCCAGGAGACTTTGTTCTCCACAGAAGAAGAGACTTCTAAGCTCCTGGTGCAGAACTACCGAGCCCCCCAGCCTCTCAATCAGCGAGCAGTCTTTGCTTCTTTCATCCAAG TGGGATCCTTGTATACCACAG gTGAAATGCTGAGTCTAGGAGTGGGAATCTTGGTTGGCTGTCTCTGCCTTCTGCTGGCCCTTTATTTCATCATTAGAAAGATTCG GACTAGTCATTTCCATGAACCATTCACCCTTCCAGGAAGAAGAGACTGGGAAACCGGAAAAGTGTGGTCTTCACCTCAGCACGAGCCACTGAGGCATAGACTCCTTCTCGGACACCATAGATGCCTTCCCCTCGCCTATTAG
- the CA14 gene encoding carbonic anhydrase 14 isoform X6, translating into MLLFTLLLEVIWILPANGGQHWTYEGPHGQDHWPASYPECGSNAQSPINIQTDSVTFDPELLVLQPHGYEQPGTEPLDLHNNGHTVQLSLPPTLYLEGLPRKYVAAQLHLHWGQRGSPRGSEHQINGEATAAELHIVHYDSESYDSLSEAAQRPQGLAVLGILIEVGETKNPAYEHILSHLHEIRHKDQKTSVPPFNVRELLPPLLAQFFRYNGSLTTPPCYQSVLWTVFSRRAQISMGQLEKLQETLFSTEEETSKLLVQNYRAPQPLNQRAVFASFIQVGSLYTTGEMLSLGVGILVGCLCLLLALYFIIRKIRKKRLGNRKSVVFTSARATEA; encoded by the exons ATGTTGCTTTTCACCCTCCTGCTAGAGGTGATTTGGATCCTGCCTGCAAACGGGG GTCAACACTGGACATATGAGG GCCCACATGGTCAAGACCATTGGCCAGCCTCTTACCCTGAGTGTGGAAGCAATGCCCAGTCTCCCATCAATATCCAGACAGACAGTGTGACTTTTGACCCTGAGTTGCTCGTTCTGCAGCCCCATGGATATGAACAGCCTGGCACCGAGCCTTTGGACCTGCACAATAATGGCCACACAG TGCAACTCTCTCTGCCCCCAACTCTGTATCTGGAGGGACTTCCCAGAAAATATGTAGCTGCCCAGCTCCACCTGCACTGGGGTCAGCGAGGATCCCCGCGGGGCTCAGAGCACCAGATCAATGGCGAAGCCACAGCTGCAGAG ctccaCATTGTACATTATGATTCCGAGTCCTACGATAGCTTGAGTGAGGCTGCTCAGAGGCCTCAGGGCCTGGCTGTCTTGGGCATCCTGATTGAG GTGGGTGAGACCAAGAATCCAGCTTATGAACACATTCTGAGTCACTTGCATGAAATCAGGCATAAAG ATCAGAAGACCTCAGTGCCGCCGTTCAACGTGAGAGAGCTGCTCCCCCCTCTGCTGGCGCAGTTCTTCCGGTACAATGGCTCTCTCACCACACCCCCCTGCTACCAGAGTGTGCTCTGGACGGTCTTCAGTCGAAGAGCCCAGATCTCGATGGGACAG CTGGAAAAGCTCCAGGAGACTTTGTTCTCCACAGAAGAAGAGACTTCTAAGCTCCTGGTGCAGAACTACCGAGCCCCCCAGCCTCTCAATCAGCGAGCAGTCTTTGCTTCTTTCATCCAAG TGGGATCCTTGTATACCACAG gTGAAATGCTGAGTCTAGGAGTGGGAATCTTGGTTGGCTGTCTCTGCCTTCTGCTGGCCCTTTATTTCATCATTAGAAAGATTCG GAAGAAGAGACTGGGAAACCGGAAAAGTGTGGTCTTCACCTCAGCACGAGCCACTGAGGCATAG
- the CA14 gene encoding carbonic anhydrase 14 isoform X5: MLLFTLLLEVIWILPANGGPHGQDHWPASYPECGSNAQSPINIQTDSVTFDPELLVLQPHGYEQPGTEPLDLHNNGHTVQLSLPPTLYLEGLPRKYVAAQLHLHWGQRGSPRGSEHQINGEATAAELHIVHYDSESYDSLSEAAQRPQGLAVLGILIEVGETKNPAYEHILSHLHEIRHKDQKTSVPPFNVRELLPPLLAQFFRYNGSLTTPPCYQSVLWTVFSRRAQISMGQLEKLQETLFSTEEETSKLLVQNYRAPQPLNQRAVFASFIQVGSLYTTGEMLSLGVGILVGCLCLLLALYFIIRKIRTSHFHEPFTLPGRRDWETGKVWSSPQHEPLRHRLLLGHHRCLPLAY; the protein is encoded by the exons ATGTTGCTTTTCACCCTCCTGCTAGAGGTGATTTGGATCCTGCCTGCAAACGGGG GCCCACATGGTCAAGACCATTGGCCAGCCTCTTACCCTGAGTGTGGAAGCAATGCCCAGTCTCCCATCAATATCCAGACAGACAGTGTGACTTTTGACCCTGAGTTGCTCGTTCTGCAGCCCCATGGATATGAACAGCCTGGCACCGAGCCTTTGGACCTGCACAATAATGGCCACACAG TGCAACTCTCTCTGCCCCCAACTCTGTATCTGGAGGGACTTCCCAGAAAATATGTAGCTGCCCAGCTCCACCTGCACTGGGGTCAGCGAGGATCCCCGCGGGGCTCAGAGCACCAGATCAATGGCGAAGCCACAGCTGCAGAG ctccaCATTGTACATTATGATTCCGAGTCCTACGATAGCTTGAGTGAGGCTGCTCAGAGGCCTCAGGGCCTGGCTGTCTTGGGCATCCTGATTGAG GTGGGTGAGACCAAGAATCCAGCTTATGAACACATTCTGAGTCACTTGCATGAAATCAGGCATAAAG ATCAGAAGACCTCAGTGCCGCCGTTCAACGTGAGAGAGCTGCTCCCCCCTCTGCTGGCGCAGTTCTTCCGGTACAATGGCTCTCTCACCACACCCCCCTGCTACCAGAGTGTGCTCTGGACGGTCTTCAGTCGAAGAGCCCAGATCTCGATGGGACAG CTGGAAAAGCTCCAGGAGACTTTGTTCTCCACAGAAGAAGAGACTTCTAAGCTCCTGGTGCAGAACTACCGAGCCCCCCAGCCTCTCAATCAGCGAGCAGTCTTTGCTTCTTTCATCCAAG TGGGATCCTTGTATACCACAG gTGAAATGCTGAGTCTAGGAGTGGGAATCTTGGTTGGCTGTCTCTGCCTTCTGCTGGCCCTTTATTTCATCATTAGAAAGATTCG GACTAGTCATTTCCATGAACCATTCACCCTTCCAGGAAGAAGAGACTGGGAAACCGGAAAAGTGTGGTCTTCACCTCAGCACGAGCCACTGAGGCATAGACTCCTTCTCGGACACCATAGATGCCTTCCCCTCGCCTATTAG
- the CA14 gene encoding carbonic anhydrase 14 isoform X4, translating to MLLFTLLLEVIWILPANGGQHWTYEGPHGQDHWPASYPECGSNAQSPINIQTDSVTFDPELLVLQPHGYEQPGTEPLDLHNNGHTVQLSLPPTLYLEGLPRKYVAAQLHLHWGQRGSPRGSEHQINGEATAAELHIVHYDSESYDSLSEAAQRPQGLAVLGILIEVGETKNPAYEHILSHLHEIRHKDQKTSVPPFNVRELLPPLLAQFFRYNGSLTTPPCYQSVLWTVFSRRAQISMGQLEKLQETLFSTEEETSKLLVQNYRAPQPLNQRAVFASFIQVGSLYTTGEMLSLGVGILVGCLCLLLALYFIIRKIRTSHFHEPFTLPGRRDWETGKVWSSPQHEPLRHRLLLGHHRCLPLAY from the exons ATGTTGCTTTTCACCCTCCTGCTAGAGGTGATTTGGATCCTGCCTGCAAACGGGG GTCAACACTGGACATATGAGG GCCCACATGGTCAAGACCATTGGCCAGCCTCTTACCCTGAGTGTGGAAGCAATGCCCAGTCTCCCATCAATATCCAGACAGACAGTGTGACTTTTGACCCTGAGTTGCTCGTTCTGCAGCCCCATGGATATGAACAGCCTGGCACCGAGCCTTTGGACCTGCACAATAATGGCCACACAG TGCAACTCTCTCTGCCCCCAACTCTGTATCTGGAGGGACTTCCCAGAAAATATGTAGCTGCCCAGCTCCACCTGCACTGGGGTCAGCGAGGATCCCCGCGGGGCTCAGAGCACCAGATCAATGGCGAAGCCACAGCTGCAGAG ctccaCATTGTACATTATGATTCCGAGTCCTACGATAGCTTGAGTGAGGCTGCTCAGAGGCCTCAGGGCCTGGCTGTCTTGGGCATCCTGATTGAG GTGGGTGAGACCAAGAATCCAGCTTATGAACACATTCTGAGTCACTTGCATGAAATCAGGCATAAAG ATCAGAAGACCTCAGTGCCGCCGTTCAACGTGAGAGAGCTGCTCCCCCCTCTGCTGGCGCAGTTCTTCCGGTACAATGGCTCTCTCACCACACCCCCCTGCTACCAGAGTGTGCTCTGGACGGTCTTCAGTCGAAGAGCCCAGATCTCGATGGGACAG CTGGAAAAGCTCCAGGAGACTTTGTTCTCCACAGAAGAAGAGACTTCTAAGCTCCTGGTGCAGAACTACCGAGCCCCCCAGCCTCTCAATCAGCGAGCAGTCTTTGCTTCTTTCATCCAAG TGGGATCCTTGTATACCACAG gTGAAATGCTGAGTCTAGGAGTGGGAATCTTGGTTGGCTGTCTCTGCCTTCTGCTGGCCCTTTATTTCATCATTAGAAAGATTCG GACTAGTCATTTCCATGAACCATTCACCCTTCCAGGAAGAAGAGACTGGGAAACCGGAAAAGTGTGGTCTTCACCTCAGCACGAGCCACTGAGGCATAGACTCCTTCTCGGACACCATAGATGCCTTCCCCTCGCCTATTAG
- the CA14 gene encoding carbonic anhydrase 14 isoform X7 — protein MRPHGYEQPGTEPLDLHNNGHTVQLSLPPTLYLEGLPRKYVAAQLHLHWGQRGSPRGSEHQINGEATAAELHIVHYDSESYDSLSEAAQRPQGLAVLGILIEVGETKNPAYEHILSHLHEIRHKDQKTSVPPFNVRELLPPLLAQFFRYNGSLTTPPCYQSVLWTVFSRRAQISMGQLEKLQETLFSTEEETSKLLVQNYRAPQPLNQRAVFASFIQVGSLYTTGEMLSLGVGILVGCLCLLLALYFIIRKIRTSHFHEPFTLPGRRDWETGKVWSSPQHEPLRHRLLLGHHRCLPLAY, from the exons ATGAGG CCCCATGGATATGAACAGCCTGGCACCGAGCCTTTGGACCTGCACAATAATGGCCACACAG TGCAACTCTCTCTGCCCCCAACTCTGTATCTGGAGGGACTTCCCAGAAAATATGTAGCTGCCCAGCTCCACCTGCACTGGGGTCAGCGAGGATCCCCGCGGGGCTCAGAGCACCAGATCAATGGCGAAGCCACAGCTGCAGAG ctccaCATTGTACATTATGATTCCGAGTCCTACGATAGCTTGAGTGAGGCTGCTCAGAGGCCTCAGGGCCTGGCTGTCTTGGGCATCCTGATTGAG GTGGGTGAGACCAAGAATCCAGCTTATGAACACATTCTGAGTCACTTGCATGAAATCAGGCATAAAG ATCAGAAGACCTCAGTGCCGCCGTTCAACGTGAGAGAGCTGCTCCCCCCTCTGCTGGCGCAGTTCTTCCGGTACAATGGCTCTCTCACCACACCCCCCTGCTACCAGAGTGTGCTCTGGACGGTCTTCAGTCGAAGAGCCCAGATCTCGATGGGACAG CTGGAAAAGCTCCAGGAGACTTTGTTCTCCACAGAAGAAGAGACTTCTAAGCTCCTGGTGCAGAACTACCGAGCCCCCCAGCCTCTCAATCAGCGAGCAGTCTTTGCTTCTTTCATCCAAG TGGGATCCTTGTATACCACAG gTGAAATGCTGAGTCTAGGAGTGGGAATCTTGGTTGGCTGTCTCTGCCTTCTGCTGGCCCTTTATTTCATCATTAGAAAGATTCG GACTAGTCATTTCCATGAACCATTCACCCTTCCAGGAAGAAGAGACTGGGAAACCGGAAAAGTGTGGTCTTCACCTCAGCACGAGCCACTGAGGCATAGACTCCTTCTCGGACACCATAGATGCCTTCCCCTCGCCTATTAG
- the APH1A gene encoding gamma-secretase subunit APH-1A gives MGAAVFFGCTFVAFGPAFALFLITVAGDPLRVIILVAGAFFWLVSLLLASVVWFILVHVTDRSDARLQYGLLIFGAAVSVLLQEVFRFAYYKLLKKADEGLASLSEDGRSPISIRQMAYVSGLSFGIISGVFSVINILADALGPGVVGIHGDSPYYFLTSAFLTAAIILLHTFWGVVFFDACERRRYWALGLVVGSHLLTSGLTFLNPWYEASLLPIYAVTVSMGLWAFITAGGSFRSIQRSLSCRRQEDSRVMVYSALRIPPED, from the exons ATGGGGGCCGCTGTGTTTTTTGGATGCACTTTCGTCGCTTTCGGCCCAGCCTTTGCGCTTTTCTTGATCACTGTGGCTGGAGACCCGCTTCGCGTCATTATCCTGGTCGCGGG GGCATTTTTCTGGCTGGTCTCCCTGCTCTTGGCCTCTGTGGTCTGGTTCATCTTGGTCCATGTGACCGACCGGTCAGATGCCCGGCTCCAGTATGGCCTCCTGATTTTTGGTGCTGCAGTCTCTGTCCTTCTACAGGAGGTGTTCCGCTTTGCCTACTACAAGCTGCTTAA gaaggCAGATGAGGGGTTAGCATCGCTGAGTGAGGACGGAAGATCACCCATCTCGATCCGCCAGATGGCTTATG tttCTGGTCTTTCCTTCGGTATCATCAGTGGTGTCTTCTCTGTTATCAATATTTTGGCCGATGCACTTGGGCCCGGTGTGGTTGGGATCCATGGAGACTCACCCTATTACTTCTTGACTTCAG ccttTCTGACAGCAGCCATTATCCTGCTCCATACCTTTTGGGGAGTTGTGTTCTTTGATGCCTGTGAGAGGAGACGGTACTGGGCTTTGGGCCTGGTGGTTGGGAGTCACCTACTGACATCGGGACTG aCATTCCTGAACCCCTGGTATGAGGCCAGCCTGCTGCCCATCTATGCAGTCACTGTTTCCATGGGGCTCTGGGCCTTCATCACAGCTGGAGGGTCTTTCCGAAGTATCCAGCGCAGTCTCTCGT gCCGACGGCAGGAGGACAGTCGGGTGATGGTGTATTCTGCCCTGCGCATCCCACCCGAGGACTGA
- the C23H1orf54 gene encoding uncharacterized protein C1orf54 homolog isoform X3, producing MPIPSLEYFVCEERHCDEASERRAVLDGDTLRTRPVVTDGLTSQQVGGESLPEKRGCSNLPALEEGGRRGQEYDDEEGLEEDDYYQVVYYYTVTPNYDDFGANFTVDYSMFESEDMLNRLDKEIMEAAETTISHETDRADHQKPVTVKHVTVESQSPDLNDAVSSLQNPVPLLLSWALVQGGMYFM from the exons ATGCCTATCCCTTCCTTAGAATATTTTGTCTGTGAAGAAAGACATTGTGATGAAGCCTCAGAGAGAAGGGCAGTGTTGGATGGTGACA CTCTGAGGACCAGACCGGTAGTAACTGATGGTCTAACCAGTCAACAAGTGGGCGGGGAATCCCTCCCAGAGAAGCGTGGCTGCAGCAACCTCCCTGCTTTGGAGGAGGGCGGGAGGCGGG GACAAGAATATGACGATGAAGAAGGACTGGAAGAAGATGACTATTACCAGGTGGTCTATTATTACACAGTCACTCCCAACTATG ATGATTTTGGTGCAAATTTCACTGTTGATTACTCTATGTTTGAGTCGGAGGACATGCTG AACAGGTTGGATAAGGAGATAATGGAAGCAGCAGAGACTACCATTAGTCATGAAACAGACCGTGCAGACCATCAGAAGCCTGTAACAGTGAAACATGTGACAGTGGAATCA CAGAGTCCAGATCTGAACGATGCTGTATCCAGTCTGCAGAATCCTGTTCCCCTCCTCCTGTCCTGGGCCCTCGTTCAAGGGGGGATGTATTTCATGTAG
- the C23H1orf54 gene encoding uncharacterized protein C1orf54 homolog isoform X1 — MPIPSLEYFVCEERHCDEASERRAVLDGDTLRTRPVVTDGLTSQQVGGESLPEKRGCSNLPALEEGGRRGKSGGKRCYFLFYFQGNSAESRMDVLFVAILAVPLILGQEYDDEEGLEEDDYYQVVYYYTVTPNYDDFGANFTVDYSMFESEDMLNRLDKEIMEAAETTISHETDRADHQKPVTVKHVTVESQSPDLNDAVSSLQNPVPLLLSWALVQGGMYFM; from the exons ATGCCTATCCCTTCCTTAGAATATTTTGTCTGTGAAGAAAGACATTGTGATGAAGCCTCAGAGAGAAGGGCAGTGTTGGATGGTGACA CTCTGAGGACCAGACCGGTAGTAACTGATGGTCTAACCAGTCAACAAGTGGGCGGGGAATCCCTCCCAGAGAAGCGTGGCTGCAGCAACCTCCCTGCTTTGGAGGAGGGCGGGAGGCGGGGTAAGTCTGGTGGGAAAcgctgttatttccttttttactttCAAGGCAATAGTGCAGAATCCAGAATGGATGTCCTCTTTGTAGCCATCCTTGCTGTGCCACTCATCCTGG GACAAGAATATGACGATGAAGAAGGACTGGAAGAAGATGACTATTACCAGGTGGTCTATTATTACACAGTCACTCCCAACTATG ATGATTTTGGTGCAAATTTCACTGTTGATTACTCTATGTTTGAGTCGGAGGACATGCTG AACAGGTTGGATAAGGAGATAATGGAAGCAGCAGAGACTACCATTAGTCATGAAACAGACCGTGCAGACCATCAGAAGCCTGTAACAGTGAAACATGTGACAGTGGAATCA CAGAGTCCAGATCTGAACGATGCTGTATCCAGTCTGCAGAATCCTGTTCCCCTCCTCCTGTCCTGGGCCCTCGTTCAAGGGGGGATGTATTTCATGTAG
- the C23H1orf54 gene encoding uncharacterized protein C1orf54 homolog isoform X2, translating into MPIPSLEYFVCEERHCDEASERRAVLDGDTLRTRPVVTDGLTSQQVGGESLPEKRGCSNLPALEEGGRRGKSGGKRCYFLFYFQGNSAESRMDVLFVAILAVPLILGQEYDDEEGLEEDDYYQVVYYYTVTPNYDDFGANFTVDYSMFESEDMLNRLDKEIMEAAETTISHETDRADHQKPVTVKHVTVESSPDLNDAVSSLQNPVPLLLSWALVQGGMYFM; encoded by the exons ATGCCTATCCCTTCCTTAGAATATTTTGTCTGTGAAGAAAGACATTGTGATGAAGCCTCAGAGAGAAGGGCAGTGTTGGATGGTGACA CTCTGAGGACCAGACCGGTAGTAACTGATGGTCTAACCAGTCAACAAGTGGGCGGGGAATCCCTCCCAGAGAAGCGTGGCTGCAGCAACCTCCCTGCTTTGGAGGAGGGCGGGAGGCGGGGTAAGTCTGGTGGGAAAcgctgttatttccttttttactttCAAGGCAATAGTGCAGAATCCAGAATGGATGTCCTCTTTGTAGCCATCCTTGCTGTGCCACTCATCCTGG GACAAGAATATGACGATGAAGAAGGACTGGAAGAAGATGACTATTACCAGGTGGTCTATTATTACACAGTCACTCCCAACTATG ATGATTTTGGTGCAAATTTCACTGTTGATTACTCTATGTTTGAGTCGGAGGACATGCTG AACAGGTTGGATAAGGAGATAATGGAAGCAGCAGAGACTACCATTAGTCATGAAACAGACCGTGCAGACCATCAGAAGCCTGTAACAGTGAAACATGTGACAGTGGAATCA AGTCCAGATCTGAACGATGCTGTATCCAGTCTGCAGAATCCTGTTCCCCTCCTCCTGTCCTGGGCCCTCGTTCAAGGGGGGATGTATTTCATGTAG